The following coding sequences lie in one Apium graveolens cultivar Ventura chromosome 1, ASM990537v1, whole genome shotgun sequence genomic window:
- the LOC141711897 gene encoding uncharacterized protein LOC141711897 → MAWSSCDEEEMQYPEFNEVTYMKDPQFSLGMLFSSGAIFRKAVRQHAILHQRGIRLKKNLKEKIKWICADGCSWKCYGIQQQRSTSFQIKTLYNHHTCNPTWIQKQVNSTWIAEAYENEIRMNPTCPVKAFHSRVVNDLKCNINQSMIYRAMKKAKDNILGKHEEEFGKLYLYANELKRSMPLSTIKLMTDPPETGTNRRRFKRFYVCLEPLKEGFGEGCRPLIGLDGCHLRGPFGGILLTAVATDPNDGIYPVAWAQVEAENNDSWDWFLSLLKTDLRIENSGSFTFISDRQKGLVNALEKQVPSSEHRFCVMHLYRNLWHGNRGIGIRKASWFAARSTTEFTFKKHMDILK, encoded by the exons ATGGCATGGAGTTCATGTGATGAGGAGGAGATGCAATATCCTGAATTTAATGAGGTAACATACATGAAAGATCCTCAATTTTCCCTTGGTATGCTATTTTCCAGTGGTGCAATTTTTAGGAAAGCTGTCAGACAACATGCCATTCTTCATCAGAGGGGCATAAGATTGAAAAAAAATTTGAAGGAAAAGATAAAATGGATTTGTGCTGATGGATGTAGTTGGAAGTGCTATGGCATTCAGCAACAAAGGAGTACCAGTTTCCAAATAAAGACATTGTATAACCACCACACTTGCAATCCCACATGGATCCAAAAACAAGTAAATTCGACATGGATTGCCGAGGCGTATGAGAATGAAATTCGTATGAATCCCACTTGTCCAGTGAAGGCTTTTCATTCAAGAGTAGTTAATGATCTCAAGTGCAACATTAATCAGTCAATGATCTACAGAGCCATGAAGAAGGCAAAGGATAATATACTTGGTAAGCATGAGGAAGAGTTTGGTAAGTTGTATTTGTATGCCAATGAGCTAAAGAGATCAATGCCTCTTAGTACCATCAAACTCATGACTGACCCCCCAGAGACAGGAACAAATAGGAGAAGGTTTAAAAGGTTTTATGTGTGTCTAGAACCACTGAAAGAAGGATTTGGAGAAGGGTGTAGGCCATTAATAGGGTTAGATGGGTGTCATCTTAGAGGGCCTTTTGGTGGAATTTTGTTAACTGCAGTTGCTACTGACCCTAATGATGGCATTTATCCTGTGGCATGGGCACAGGTGGAGGCTGAAAATAATGACAGCTGGGATTGGTTTCTGTCACTACTTAAAACTGACTTGAGAATTGAAAATTCAGGATCCTTCACTTTCATATCTGATAGGCAAAAA GGTTTGGTTAATGCTCTTGAGAAACAGGTGCCTTCATCAGAACATAGGTTCTGTGTCATGCACCTTTACAGGAATTTATGGCATGGAAATAGAGGGATTGGAATCAGAAAAGCATCATGGTTTGCTGCTAGGTCAACTACTGAGTTCACTTTTAAGAAGCATATGGACATTCTAAAATGA
- the LOC141671804 gene encoding putative pectate lyase 22: MDLVFLFCLFVVLLVGPSFTLSSPVQDPELVVHEVHKSINASRRKLSFLSCGTGNPIDDCWRCDKNWEKNRQRLADCAIGFGKNAIGGRNGDIYVVTDSKDDDPVNPKPGTLRYGVIQDEPLWIIFERDMVIQLREELMMNSFKTIDGRGASVHIAGGPCITIQYVTNIIIHGVNIHDCKQGGNTDVRDSPSHFGYRTISDGDGVSIFGGSHVWVDHCSLSNCNDGLIDAIRGSTAITISNNYMTHHNKVMLLGHSDTYTQDKNMQVTIAFNHFGEGLVQRMPRCRHGYFHVVNNDYTHWEMYAIGGSAAPTINSQGNRFLAPNGQFDKEVTKHEDAPEDEWRGWNWRSEGDLMLNGAFFTPSGAGASSSSYARASSLGARPSSLVSSLTGGAGALICRKGSKC, encoded by the exons ATGGATTTAGTATTTCTCTTTTGTTTATTTGTCGTTCTTCTTGTAGGTCCAAGCTTTACTCTGTCTTCACCTGTTCAAGATCCTGAGCTAGTAGTACATGAAGTACACAA GAGTATCAATGCATCTAGAAGGAAGTTGAGTTTTCTGTCATGTGGTACAGGAAATCCCATCGATGATTGCTGGCGGTGTGACAAGAACTGGGAAAAGAATCGTCAGCGTTTAGCAGATTGCGCGATAGGATTTGGCAAAAATGCTATTGGAGGAAGAAATGGGGATATATATGTTGTTACTGACTCTAAAGATGATGATCCTGTCAATCCGAAGCCAGGGACATTAAGGTATGGTGTCATCCAAGATGAGCCTTTATGGATCATTTTTGAACGCGATATGGTGATTCAACTGCGAGAAGAATTGATGATGAACTCATTTAAGACTATAGATGGGCGTGGCGCGAGTGTACATATTGCTGGAGGGCCATGCATTACGATTCAATATGTGACTAATATTATAATTCATGGTGTGAATATACATGATTGCAAGCAAGGAGGAAACACAGATGTGAGAGACTCTCCCAGCCATTTTGGATACAGAACAATTTCTGATGGTGATGGGGTTTCGATTTTTGGAGGAAGTCATGTTTGGGTTGATCATTGTTCTTTGTCGAATTGTAATGATGGTTTGATTGATGCCATTAGAGGGTCAACAGCAATCACAATATCTAACAACTATATGACACACCATAACAAGGTTATGTTATTGGGTCACAGTGATACTTATACACAAGACAAGAACATGCAAGTGACTATTGCCTTTAACCACTTTGGAGAAGGCCTTGTTCAAAGGATGCCAAG GTGTAGACATGGGTACTTTCATGTGGTGAATAATGACTATACTCATTGGGAAATGTATGCAATTGGGGGAAGTGCAGCTCCTACTATCAACAGTCAAGGAAATAGGTTTCTTGCTCCCAACGGTCAATTCGACAAAGAG GTTACTAAACACGAGGATGCACCAGAGGACGAATGGCGTGGATGGAACTGGAGGTCTGAAGGAGACTTAATGCTCAACGGAGCCTTTTTCACGCCTTCAGGGGCAGGTGCATCTTCTAGCAGCTACGCCAGAGCTTCTAGCCTTGGTGCAAGACCATCTTCGTTGGTGAGCTCATTAACAGGGGGAGCAGGTGCTCTTATATGCAGGAAAGGTTCCAAATGTTGA